One part of the Gemmatimonadaceae bacterium genome encodes these proteins:
- the mutM gene encoding bifunctional DNA-formamidopyrimidine glycosylase/DNA-(apurinic or apyrimidinic site) lyase, which produces MPELPEVEYAARLARLALEGRRISRVRVLHRSQRRALPVAAQRRVAGERVVAVNRRGKYQVIRLGSGRALVVHFRLNGDWAVRDAGAPLPPHARVVLELDTGASLVLVDSRALATITLHDAGEVLLAALGPEANSPAFNATSLGAWFRTKRGPVKPALLDQRKVAGIGNIYASEALWYARLDPRAAANRLGPAALRRLVLGVKRAMQKALAHPERYYGAGGVSDAVRFNVYDREGRPCRRCGTPITRIVQTGRSTYFCPRCASVR; this is translated from the coding sequence ATGCCCGAGCTGCCCGAGGTCGAATACGCCGCACGTCTCGCGCGGTTGGCGCTCGAGGGCCGCCGCATTTCCCGCGTGCGCGTGTTGCACCGCTCGCAGCGTCGCGCACTCCCGGTCGCTGCCCAACGTCGCGTCGCCGGCGAACGCGTCGTCGCGGTGAACCGTCGGGGGAAGTACCAGGTGATTCGGCTCGGCAGCGGCCGGGCGCTCGTCGTGCACTTTCGGCTCAACGGCGACTGGGCGGTCCGGGACGCTGGCGCCCCGCTCCCGCCGCATGCGCGCGTCGTGCTGGAGCTCGACACCGGCGCCTCGCTGGTCCTCGTGGACTCGCGGGCGCTCGCCACCATCACGCTACACGACGCCGGCGAGGTGCTGCTCGCCGCGCTTGGGCCCGAGGCCAATTCCCCCGCATTCAACGCGACCTCACTCGGTGCGTGGTTCCGCACGAAACGAGGCCCCGTCAAGCCGGCCCTGCTCGACCAGCGTAAGGTCGCCGGCATCGGCAACATCTACGCAAGCGAGGCCCTCTGGTACGCGCGTCTCGACCCTCGCGCAGCGGCGAACCGCCTCGGCCCCGCCGCGCTCCGACGGCTCGTGCTCGGGGTCAAGCGCGCGATGCAGAAGGCCCTCGCGCATCCGGAGCGCTACTACGGCGCGGGCGGCGTGAGCGACGCGGTGCGCTTCAACGTCTACGACCGCGAAGGCCGTCCCTGCCGGCGGTGCGGCACACCGATCACGCGCATCGTGCAGACGGGGCGCTCGACCTACTTCTGCCCGCGATGTGCGTCTGTCCGCTGA
- a CDS encoding MBL fold metallo-hydrolase — MITRVREGLTYGDLRHLGRAEAIAVCLVETDDGLGIVDPGPSSCREALEDILTASGARLSDVRHVFLTHIHLDHAGITGSLVRASPRVRVYVHERGAPHMADPTRLLESARRIYQDDMERRWGEFLPVPHENLVLLRGGERLTPGRRRWRVAATPGHAVHHVAYLDEHAGVAWTGDVTGEATQHDTPALPVTPPPDIDLEAWRPSLDAILDWRPESLLLTHFGEVRDPRAHIEAMWTRLLAWSDAVRASLEQPGPDDARADRFLEEQFALVSEGLPPERVRWIERDAIHSSWFGLARYWRKRLTPPGTAPQA; from the coding sequence ATGATCACCCGGGTGCGCGAAGGGCTCACCTACGGCGACCTGCGCCACCTCGGACGCGCGGAGGCCATCGCCGTCTGTCTCGTCGAGACCGACGACGGGCTGGGCATCGTCGACCCCGGACCCAGCTCGTGTCGCGAGGCGCTCGAGGACATTCTCACGGCGAGCGGCGCGCGGCTCAGCGACGTGCGACACGTGTTCCTGACGCACATTCACCTGGACCACGCCGGCATCACCGGATCGCTCGTGCGGGCAAGCCCGCGGGTGCGCGTGTACGTGCACGAGCGCGGTGCGCCGCACATGGCCGACCCCACGCGGCTGCTCGAGAGCGCCCGTCGCATCTACCAGGACGACATGGAGCGACGCTGGGGCGAGTTCCTCCCCGTGCCTCACGAGAACCTCGTCTTGCTACGCGGCGGCGAACGCCTGACGCCTGGCCGGCGGCGATGGCGTGTGGCAGCCACGCCGGGCCACGCCGTACATCACGTGGCCTACCTCGACGAGCACGCCGGCGTCGCCTGGACCGGGGACGTCACCGGCGAAGCCACGCAGCACGACACGCCGGCACTCCCCGTCACGCCCCCACCCGACATCGACCTCGAGGCCTGGCGCCCCTCGCTCGACGCGATCCTCGACTGGCGGCCCGAGTCGCTGCTCCTCACCCACTTCGGTGAGGTGCGCGACCCGCGCGCGCACATCGAAGCCATGTGGACGCGCCTCCTCGCCTGGAGCGACGCGGTGCGTGCGTCACTCGAGCAACCCGGACCCGACGACGCGCGCGCCGATCGTTTTCTCGAGGAGCAATTCGCCCTGGTCAGTGAGGGCCTGCCACCCGAACGCGTGCGCTGGATCGAACGGGACGCGATCCACTCGTCGTGGTTCGGGCTGGCGCGCTACTGGCGAAAGCGGCTCACCCCGCCAGGCACGGCACCGCAGGCCTGA